A section of the Deltaproteobacteria bacterium genome encodes:
- a CDS encoding Ig-like domain-containing protein produces MRQSLAFLILGVTSCVFINGCGPLGIESYRSQVSERPSIAPSPASNQVAVTDLNGHPVPGAEVLFGQSAGIPFSANIGKTDSLGLASWPSGWKQELPITIQAPGFVRATFLSRTPGPHTFPLRPARSVAGISLAGKTTGFGRLVSNGVLDVSLVFAAIPRATLGSLELTALIGNGVDTVSVYGQELELPNNLSVPAQTETYFGIIPVSLDKLKYQISVPAAGTYRLAAVRAQFDFKKTVDDLRAGSSFFDIINRFQFRSYATRDLNLTLPKQTADLPSDEIKLQPKLAVMAQGLPSGYTMLATAAIESQGLCVVTDVKRLLENEKRNLMIPDISQVHLGSGVLLRSIKKYQPSRTDFSGSDFEEVSSNIATFGVGGFQSQVDSSFYPLLKPIVTTGRSLVFSPPGSLLGNAVGGERGFVEEQTNVTLSKVTLVSSGTLWLVDKTPIWDFYGPGQIGRIDIPTLDSEPWVQPGRYRWELLYSGRQSGPTTLPLGPSWNASGSHFVKTASDFQVP; encoded by the coding sequence ATGCGCCAATCACTAGCTTTTCTCATCTTGGGTGTGACTTCGTGTGTATTCATCAACGGCTGCGGTCCGCTAGGTATCGAAAGTTACCGGAGTCAAGTTTCCGAGCGTCCCTCGATCGCTCCAAGCCCGGCTTCGAATCAAGTGGCAGTCACTGATTTAAATGGCCACCCCGTGCCGGGCGCCGAAGTTCTTTTCGGTCAATCAGCTGGTATTCCATTTTCTGCTAATATCGGAAAGACTGATTCCCTCGGTTTAGCATCATGGCCAAGCGGTTGGAAACAAGAACTCCCGATTACGATTCAAGCACCAGGCTTTGTGAGGGCGACCTTTCTTTCAAGGACCCCAGGACCGCACACGTTTCCATTACGACCTGCTCGTTCGGTAGCTGGAATCAGTTTAGCCGGGAAGACGACAGGCTTTGGTCGGCTCGTTTCAAATGGAGTTCTGGATGTCAGTTTGGTTTTTGCCGCGATCCCGCGTGCAACTCTTGGTTCTCTCGAGCTGACAGCGTTGATAGGTAACGGTGTTGATACAGTATCGGTTTACGGGCAAGAGCTAGAACTACCAAACAATCTCAGTGTGCCAGCGCAAACCGAGACTTACTTCGGGATCATTCCTGTGTCGCTGGATAAACTTAAATATCAGATTTCAGTACCTGCTGCGGGAACTTACCGTTTGGCCGCCGTGCGGGCGCAATTTGATTTTAAGAAAACAGTGGATGATTTGCGCGCCGGCAGTTCGTTTTTTGATATCATCAATCGTTTTCAGTTTCGAAGCTACGCGACACGCGATCTAAATTTGACACTGCCAAAACAGACTGCGGATCTACCCTCTGACGAAATTAAACTTCAGCCGAAGCTTGCAGTGATGGCACAAGGTTTACCGTCTGGATACACGATGCTAGCGACGGCAGCCATCGAAAGCCAAGGCCTTTGTGTTGTGACAGACGTGAAGCGACTTTTGGAAAATGAGAAGCGAAATCTTATGATTCCAGATATTTCGCAAGTTCATCTCGGGTCAGGGGTGCTTTTGAGGTCGATTAAGAAATATCAGCCGAGCCGAACCGACTTTTCAGGTTCGGACTTCGAAGAAGTATCTTCAAATATTGCTACATTTGGTGTCGGAGGATTTCAGAGCCAAGTTGATTCCTCGTTTTATCCTCTTCTCAAGCCGATCGTGACGACAGGACGCTCACTTGTTTTTTCGCCGCCTGGCAGTTTGCTTGGTAATGCGGTTGGTGGAGAACGTGGATTTGTCGAAGAGCAAACCAACGTCACATTGTCGAAAGTCACGCTCGTGTCGAGTGGAACGCTTTGGTTGGTGGATAAAACTCCTATTTGGGATTTTTATGGACCTGGGCAAATTGGTCGCATCGATATTCCCACATTGGATTCTGAGCCTTGGGTCCAACCGGGTCGTTACAGGTGGGAGCTATTGTATTCTGGTCGCCAGTCTGGCCCAACGACTTTGCCTCTTGGTCCGAGTTGGAATGCAAGCGGCAGTCACTTTGTAAAGACGGCTAGCGACTTTCAGGTACCTTAA
- a CDS encoding PHB depolymerase, producing the protein MRPAAATIEELPKLDLDPSRITVSGVSSGGFMAVQLHVAYSSVFNGAASLAGGIYECSKGDVGRSQNVCMSGPQNIVAKDHVEIAKARALAGEIDDLNNIANDRVAVFSSPKDLVIKPVASDKLVEFYEALVSKPSITRLTNPDAAHGFPTLGYGNQCSMMGSPWLLKCNDDVAGKVLAAIEPASRAMTARGAQDLSNLIYFDQSKLLPATSRMYGWGAAYIPKACRTASAKCGLHVALHGCQMNPDFIQKQFVENAGYNEWAETNSMVVLYPQSAKGTGNPYGCWDWFGFSGANYTTKTGAQMQAVRTLMTAIGVK; encoded by the coding sequence ATGAGGCCAGCGGCTGCGACCATCGAAGAACTCCCCAAATTAGATTTGGATCCGTCTCGCATTACTGTTTCTGGAGTTTCCTCCGGCGGCTTTATGGCCGTTCAACTTCACGTTGCCTATTCAAGCGTATTCAATGGTGCCGCAAGTCTCGCTGGCGGCATTTACGAATGCTCCAAAGGCGATGTGGGCCGCAGTCAAAATGTCTGCATGAGCGGTCCACAAAATATAGTTGCTAAAGATCACGTTGAAATTGCCAAGGCGCGTGCGCTGGCTGGTGAGATCGATGATCTCAATAATATAGCGAACGATCGCGTCGCTGTATTTTCGAGTCCTAAAGACCTCGTCATCAAACCGGTCGCAAGCGACAAGCTGGTTGAATTCTACGAAGCGCTGGTTTCCAAACCTTCAATTACGAGGCTCACTAATCCAGACGCAGCACACGGATTCCCAACCTTGGGTTACGGTAACCAATGTTCGATGATGGGAAGTCCTTGGTTACTAAAGTGTAACGATGATGTAGCAGGAAAAGTTTTGGCTGCGATCGAACCGGCAAGTCGCGCGATGACAGCTCGTGGAGCGCAAGATCTAAGTAACCTCATTTATTTTGATCAGTCCAAACTTCTGCCCGCGACTTCTCGAATGTACGGTTGGGGCGCGGCCTACATTCCAAAAGCTTGCCGAACGGCGAGCGCAAAATGCGGTCTTCACGTGGCCCTCCATGGTTGCCAGATGAATCCGGACTTTATTCAAAAGCAATTCGTCGAAAACGCTGGCTACAATGAGTGGGCGGAAACAAACAGCATGGTCGTCTTATATCCGCAGTCAGCAAAGGGAACTGGCAATCCCTACGGTTGCTGGGATTGGTTCGGCTTTTCAGGCGCCAACTACACTACAAAAACGGGCGCGCAAATGCAGGCCGTCAGAACGCTGATGACTGCCATCGGCGTTAAGTAG